In Desulfurellaceae bacterium, the following are encoded in one genomic region:
- a CDS encoding Mrp/NBP35 family ATP-binding protein yields the protein MPSPQELLESLKSVKYPGFSRDIVSFGMVKDIAVGVSRVVVQVAPSTGNKEVIDQIRREVQATLATQVELPIEVEILQPGGGERPTAQPQAHSLPPKPDIPGIQHVIAVASGKGGVGKSTVSVNLATALASAGQRVGILDADVYGPSMPLMLGLTQRPKSTPEKKIIPLTKYGLKVMSMGLLLAEEQAVVWRGPMVDKLLTEFLRNVEWGELDILVIDLPPGTGDAQLSICQKAPLSGGVIVTTPQDVALMDVRRGVQMFQEVKVPVLGVVENMSYLVCSSCGHQAHVFSQGGGRQVAEQFQVPLLGEIPLLRDIVSAGDSGTPLVVSQPEHPQTRAFVSIAAQVLQQLKGER from the coding sequence ATGCCAAGTCCGCAAGAACTGCTGGAATCCCTCAAAAGCGTCAAATATCCCGGGTTCAGTCGCGATATTGTGTCCTTTGGCATGGTCAAGGATATTGCGGTTGGGGTCTCGCGGGTGGTGGTTCAGGTTGCACCATCAACCGGGAACAAAGAGGTGATTGATCAGATCCGGCGCGAGGTGCAGGCCACGCTGGCGACCCAGGTTGAGTTGCCGATTGAGGTGGAGATCCTGCAACCCGGCGGTGGGGAACGACCGACAGCTCAGCCTCAGGCCCACTCTCTGCCCCCCAAGCCCGACATTCCGGGTATTCAGCATGTCATTGCGGTGGCCAGCGGCAAGGGCGGGGTCGGGAAATCCACCGTCTCGGTGAATCTGGCGACCGCTCTGGCTTCGGCCGGTCAGCGCGTCGGTATTTTGGACGCCGATGTGTACGGTCCGAGTATGCCGCTGATGCTGGGCCTGACACAGCGGCCCAAAAGCACCCCGGAAAAAAAGATCATTCCGCTGACCAAGTACGGCCTCAAGGTGATGTCGATGGGCCTGCTGCTGGCCGAGGAGCAGGCTGTGGTGTGGCGCGGGCCGATGGTCGATAAGCTGCTGACCGAGTTTCTGCGCAATGTCGAGTGGGGAGAGCTGGACATCCTGGTCATAGACCTGCCACCGGGTACGGGCGACGCCCAGCTGAGCATTTGTCAAAAGGCGCCGCTGTCGGGCGGCGTGATTGTCACCACCCCGCAAGATGTCGCCCTGATGGATGTCCGTCGCGGCGTTCAGATGTTCCAAGAGGTCAAGGTGCCGGTTCTGGGGGTGGTTGAGAACATGAGTTATCTGGTGTGCAGTTCGTGTGGACATCAGGCCCATGTCTTCAGCCAGGGCGGGGGCAGGCAGGTGGCCGAGCAGTTTCAGGTACCTCTGCTGGGTGAGATTCCGCTGCTGCGTGATATTGTCTCGGCCGGGGACAGCGGCACGCCGCTCGTCGTCTCGCAGCCCGAGCATCCCCAGACTCGGGCGTTTGTCAGTATTGCCGCGCAGGTGCTGCAGCAGTTGAAAGGCGAACGATGA
- a CDS encoding 2Fe-2S iron-sulfur cluster binding domain-containing protein has translation MATLRVLFETGEPEQVIEFDPADAPFQDDGQPGSILDVLLGHQVVLEHACGGHCACTTCHVIVKAGEEYLSESEESEEDMLDRAPGLTPSSRLGCQAVIEAGQITVLIPRYTINQQA, from the coding sequence ATGGCGACACTGCGGGTGCTGTTCGAGACCGGCGAGCCGGAACAGGTCATTGAATTCGATCCGGCCGACGCCCCTTTTCAGGATGACGGACAGCCGGGGTCAATTCTGGATGTCCTGCTGGGTCATCAGGTGGTCCTTGAACACGCCTGTGGCGGCCACTGTGCGTGCACGACCTGTCATGTGATTGTCAAGGCTGGCGAAGAATATCTGTCGGAGAGTGAAGAGTCCGAGGAGGACATGCTGGATAGAGCACCCGGCTTGACGCCGAGTTCCCGGCTTGGCTGTCAGGCTGTTATTGAGGCCGGGCAGATCACCGTGCTGATCCCCAGGTACACCATCAACCAGCAGGCGTGA
- a CDS encoding Mrp/NBP35 family ATP-binding protein: MPSEADIRAQLKQIAYPGSKHDIVTLGLVGDIGMKDGTVVVHLRTTNAQEQVLQHLRARIVAALSAADGVDQVHVHIPGQQERPHAQHGAQTRPQMKEPTVVPGVQRIIAVASGKGGVGKSTVAVNLSLALGALGKTVGLLDADVYGPSIPLMMGTQATPRPAHNKKIYPVEQHGISLISMGFFVDDTSPVIWRGPIVMGIVRQFLRDVIWGELEYLVVDLPPGTGDIALTLAQEVPLNGGVVVTTPQDVALLDVRRGIAMFRQVQVPILGVIENMSRYVCPECHHQEEIFGRGGAKKTGLPLLGEVPLVEDIRLGGDRGKPLILAEPEHPVSQEFRAIAQRVMEADDLNVQRQGQPVH; the protein is encoded by the coding sequence ATGCCAAGCGAAGCGGACATTCGCGCTCAGCTCAAGCAGATTGCCTACCCCGGTTCAAAACACGACATTGTGACACTCGGCCTTGTTGGGGATATCGGCATGAAAGACGGCACGGTTGTGGTCCATCTGCGGACGACCAATGCCCAGGAGCAGGTGCTCCAGCACCTGAGAGCCCGGATCGTGGCGGCGCTATCGGCTGCGGACGGGGTTGACCAGGTACACGTCCATATCCCCGGCCAGCAAGAACGGCCGCACGCTCAGCACGGCGCCCAGACCAGACCCCAGATGAAAGAGCCGACGGTGGTGCCTGGGGTGCAGCGCATTATTGCGGTGGCCAGCGGCAAGGGCGGGGTGGGTAAGTCTACGGTGGCGGTGAACCTGAGCTTGGCGCTCGGCGCCTTGGGCAAGACCGTTGGTCTGCTCGATGCGGACGTGTATGGGCCGAGTATTCCGCTCATGATGGGCACCCAGGCGACGCCCCGGCCTGCCCATAATAAGAAGATCTATCCGGTCGAACAGCACGGCATCAGCCTCATTTCCATGGGGTTTTTTGTGGATGACACGTCCCCGGTCATCTGGCGCGGGCCGATTGTGATGGGCATTGTCCGCCAGTTTTTGCGCGACGTGATCTGGGGTGAGCTGGAGTATCTGGTTGTCGATCTGCCGCCCGGCACGGGGGATATTGCGCTGACGCTGGCCCAGGAAGTCCCACTGAACGGCGGGGTAGTGGTCACGACGCCGCAGGATGTGGCGCTGCTTGACGTGCGGCGCGGGATTGCCATGTTCAGACAAGTCCAGGTTCCGATTCTGGGCGTGATCGAAAACATGAGTCGCTATGTCTGTCCTGAGTGCCATCACCAGGAAGAGATTTTTGGCCGGGGCGGGGCGAAAAAGACCGGTCTGCCGCTCTTGGGCGAGGTGCCGCTGGTCGAAGATATCCGGCTGGGCGGTGACCGGGGCAAACCGCTGATTCTTGCCGAGCCCGAGCATCCCGTTTCCCAGGAGTTCAGGGCGATTGCCCAGCGGGTCATGGAAGCCGACGATCTCAACGTGCAGCGCCAGGGCCAGCCCGTGCACTGA
- a CDS encoding DUF971 domain-containing protein translates to MPKPTLVTPIDEDKQLRILWDDDELSEFSFAYLRGWCPCAMCQGHSGERSFVSVDDPQLVDIRPVGNYALNIVWKDCENGIYTFDYLRELGRAAESRSQESQHE, encoded by the coding sequence ATGCCCAAACCGACACTGGTGACCCCTATCGACGAAGACAAGCAGTTGCGTATCCTGTGGGATGACGACGAGTTGAGCGAGTTCTCGTTCGCCTATCTGCGCGGCTGGTGCCCGTGCGCGATGTGCCAGGGCCACAGCGGGGAGCGCAGTTTTGTCAGCGTTGACGACCCGCAGCTGGTGGATATCCGCCCGGTCGGCAACTACGCCCTGAACATTGTCTGGAAGGACTGTGAAAACGGCATCTATACCTTTGACTATCTGAGAGAACTCGGGAGAGCCGCGGAAAGCCGGTCGCAAGAGTCACAACACGAATAA
- a CDS encoding aldo/keto reductase encodes MQYARLGETGLTVSRICLGCMSYGGGPQPDWAMPRDWALGRDEAREHFALALEAGVNFFDTADVYSVGLSEEITGHWLNEMAARDDIVVATKVWGKMRAGENSGGLSRKHIVEACEHSLRRLNMDYIDLYQIHRWDFNTPIEETLEALDSLVQSGKVRYLGASSMAAWQFSKALYLAKENGWQRFVAMQNHYNLIYREEEREMIPLCLDQGVGLIPWSPLARGFFAGNRDPEGGGSVTKRAQTDAFAHRNYFRENDFVVAATVEKLAHERGVSPTQLACAWVLQAPGVTSPIIGATKVHHLQEVFEAVDIELSAEEVARL; translated from the coding sequence ATGCAGTACGCACGACTTGGTGAAACGGGCCTGACGGTGTCGCGCATCTGTCTCGGGTGCATGAGCTATGGGGGTGGGCCGCAGCCCGACTGGGCGATGCCCCGTGATTGGGCTCTGGGCAGGGACGAGGCGCGCGAGCATTTTGCGCTGGCGCTCGAGGCTGGGGTGAATTTTTTTGATACGGCCGACGTGTACTCGGTCGGTCTGAGCGAGGAGATCACCGGGCACTGGCTGAATGAGATGGCCGCGCGTGACGATATCGTGGTGGCGACCAAGGTGTGGGGCAAGATGCGGGCCGGAGAAAACAGCGGCGGCTTGAGCCGCAAACACATTGTTGAGGCGTGCGAGCATTCCCTGCGGCGGCTCAACATGGACTACATCGACCTGTACCAGATCCACCGCTGGGACTTTAACACGCCGATTGAGGAAACCCTGGAGGCGCTCGATTCGCTGGTCCAGAGCGGCAAGGTACGCTACCTGGGGGCCAGCAGCATGGCCGCCTGGCAGTTTTCCAAGGCTCTGTACCTGGCCAAAGAAAACGGCTGGCAGCGCTTTGTCGCCATGCAGAATCACTACAACCTGATCTACCGCGAAGAAGAGCGGGAAATGATCCCGTTGTGTCTTGACCAAGGCGTTGGACTGATTCCGTGGAGTCCGCTGGCGCGCGGGTTTTTTGCCGGAAATCGGGACCCCGAGGGGGGTGGGTCGGTGACCAAACGCGCCCAGACAGACGCCTTTGCCCACAGGAATTATTTTCGTGAGAACGATTTTGTGGTTGCCGCGACCGTTGAGAAGCTGGCCCACGAACGGGGCGTGAGCCCGACCCAGTTGGCCTGTGCCTGGGTGTTGCAGGCACCGGGAGTGACCTCGCCAATCATCGGGGCAACCAAGGTCCACCATTTGCAGGAAGTCTTTGAGGCGGTCGATATTGAGTTGAGTGCCGAGGAGGTGGCGAGGCT
- a CDS encoding VOC family protein, with protein MERVTQLGYLGLSVKDVDEWERFAADILGLQPNGRDEDGSLFLRMDEYHHRFTVHPDGRDDVAYFGWEVADEHACHALAEQLVAAGFEVSPGTAEEKAARRVAGLIRFQDPNGIPSEVFYGPLMSFEKPFQSPRPISGFRTGELGLGHFVILVDNAEQSIHFYRDVLGMRISDYVHITPAPGVSFQATFFHCNPRHHTIAFIEAPKIARRLNHFMLQVQSLDDVGSTYYLCQDSAVPITMSLGRHTNDHMTSFYMQTPSGFAVEYGWGAREIDDATWQVQLHTAGSIWGHQRMQAGLAGVVQE; from the coding sequence ATGGAACGCGTGACACAATTGGGCTATCTCGGACTGAGTGTGAAAGACGTCGACGAATGGGAACGTTTTGCCGCCGATATCCTCGGCCTCCAGCCGAACGGACGGGACGAGGACGGTTCCCTGTTTCTGCGTATGGATGAGTACCACCATCGCTTCACCGTTCATCCCGACGGCAGGGATGATGTGGCCTATTTTGGCTGGGAGGTGGCCGACGAGCACGCCTGTCATGCCTTGGCCGAACAGTTGGTGGCGGCCGGTTTTGAGGTCAGCCCGGGCACGGCGGAGGAGAAAGCCGCCCGACGGGTGGCGGGTCTGATCCGCTTCCAGGATCCGAACGGTATTCCCTCAGAAGTTTTCTACGGCCCGCTGATGAGCTTCGAGAAGCCGTTTCAGTCGCCCCGGCCCATCTCCGGTTTTCGGACCGGCGAGCTGGGGCTCGGACATTTTGTGATTCTGGTCGATAACGCCGAGCAGAGCATTCATTTCTATCGGGACGTGCTGGGCATGCGGATCAGCGATTATGTCCACATCACCCCGGCGCCGGGCGTCAGCTTTCAGGCTACATTTTTCCACTGCAACCCCCGCCACCACACGATTGCGTTTATTGAGGCGCCGAAAATCGCCAGGCGCCTGAACCATTTCATGCTACAGGTGCAGTCTCTGGACGATGTCGGCTCGACCTACTACCTGTGCCAGGACAGCGCCGTCCCGATCACGATGAGCCTGGGCCGGCATACCAACGATCACATGACCTCCTTCTATATGCAGACGCCGTCGGGCTTTGCCGTCGAGTACGGCTGGGGAGCCCGCGAGATTGATGACGCGACCTGGCAGGTCCAGCTGCACACCGCGGGCAGCATCTGGGGCCACCAGCGCATGCAGGCCGGTCTGGCCGGGGTCGTCCAAGAATAG